From Marinobacterium sp. LSUCC0821, a single genomic window includes:
- a CDS encoding Tim44 domain-containing protein yields MKYLLSLLMAITLISAPNFAEAKRFGGGFSLGKSYSMPKKVAPAPTPSKSATTASSKPTQGAKPSMGGLLGGMLAGGLLGAMLFGGAFEGIQLMDILLIALVIFMLVRIFGGRRAPAMAGGYGAHQAPPEIPMARNSEAVLSSDGWGGLSAGLQQVDIETPDWFDAKAFVAGAEAHFKTLQSAWDRQDWSEIGSYTSPELLVSLKKNREMLPDVQNTEVVSVIAELGNFQEDLDQFVVSMLFHGWIREDGKSDATEFSEVWHLCRAKESVGGDWFIVGIEQY; encoded by the coding sequence ATGAAGTATCTGCTCAGCCTCTTGATGGCGATCACACTCATTTCAGCACCCAACTTTGCAGAGGCAAAACGCTTCGGAGGCGGTTTTAGTCTGGGTAAAAGCTACTCTATGCCGAAAAAAGTGGCGCCAGCTCCAACTCCATCTAAGAGTGCAACAACAGCTAGCTCAAAACCTACGCAGGGTGCTAAGCCTTCAATGGGTGGCTTGCTGGGTGGCATGCTAGCGGGTGGTCTTTTGGGTGCAATGCTGTTTGGTGGCGCTTTTGAGGGGATCCAGTTAATGGATATCCTATTAATTGCTCTCGTGATCTTTATGCTAGTTCGCATTTTTGGCGGGCGAAGAGCTCCTGCTATGGCGGGCGGATATGGTGCACATCAGGCACCACCAGAGATACCGATGGCACGTAACAGTGAGGCAGTTCTATCCTCAGATGGCTGGGGTGGGCTTTCAGCAGGTCTTCAGCAAGTTGATATCGAGACGCCAGATTGGTTCGACGCAAAAGCATTTGTTGCTGGTGCTGAGGCTCACTTTAAAACACTACAGTCAGCTTGGGATCGTCAGGACTGGAGTGAAATAGGAAGTTACACTTCGCCAGAACTGCTGGTTTCACTTAAAAAGAATCGTGAAATGTTGCCGGATGTTCAGAATACTGAGGTCGTTTCGGTGATTGCGGAGTTGGGTAACTTCCAAGAGGATTTAGATCAGTTTGTTGTGAGTATGCTGTTTCACGGTTGGATTCGTGAAGATGGTAAATCAGACGCGACTGAATTTTCTGAGGTTTGGCATCTATGTCGAGCTAAGGAGAGTGTAGGTGGGGACTGGTTTATTGTCGGAATAGAGCAGTACTAA
- a CDS encoding DMT family transporter, producing the protein MPYLLLVLTTFFWATNSVLVRGVADVTDPFMTAFLRWGFAFLIVMPFWLPVAKRQWSIIRSNVPILLWLSITGVGAFNTLIYLAVETTTATNVTLLHAFIPVLILLLSRIFFKERVSTLQWLGIISSVIGVVALITQGEPARLMTLHLNPGDLWVLVAVADWAIYSVTLRYMPKGLEPFTFFGLSVLIGTLSIAPFMLVEQGGLHIPQLTSSIWGLMVYIAIFPSILSFSFWNRGVAQLGAATSGLFIYLMPVFGAILSVIVLNESIHGYHLVGISMIILGIWLAIVPRVLAARAQTSKT; encoded by the coding sequence ATGCCCTATCTATTATTGGTTTTAACAACGTTTTTTTGGGCGACAAACTCTGTTCTGGTGCGAGGTGTTGCTGATGTGACAGACCCGTTCATGACCGCATTTTTGCGCTGGGGTTTTGCCTTTTTGATCGTGATGCCCTTTTGGTTGCCGGTAGCTAAGCGTCAATGGTCAATAATTCGGTCAAATGTTCCGATACTTCTGTGGCTATCGATCACGGGTGTGGGCGCCTTTAACACGCTTATTTACCTTGCTGTTGAGACAACCACGGCAACTAACGTGACGCTTCTTCATGCGTTTATCCCAGTGTTGATTCTATTGTTGAGCCGTATCTTCTTTAAAGAGCGCGTCTCTACACTGCAGTGGCTAGGCATTATCTCATCGGTTATAGGGGTGGTTGCACTTATAACTCAGGGTGAGCCTGCACGTTTGATGACTTTGCATCTAAACCCCGGAGATCTGTGGGTTTTAGTGGCTGTCGCTGATTGGGCAATCTACTCAGTGACCCTGCGCTACATGCCGAAAGGGTTGGAGCCTTTCACCTTCTTTGGCCTCTCTGTCTTGATAGGTACACTCTCAATTGCCCCCTTCATGCTGGTCGAGCAAGGTGGGCTGCATATCCCACAGTTAACCTCATCGATCTGGGGATTGATGGTATACATTGCAATCTTCCCTTCGATTCTCTCGTTCAGCTTTTGGAATCGCGGTGTTGCGCAGCTAGGCGCGGCAACCTCTGGGCTATTTATTTACTTGATGCCGGTATTTGGTGCAATTCTCTCAGTGATCGTTTTAAACGAGTCGATTCACGGGTACCATCTGGTCGGAATTTCAATGATCATATTGGGTATCTGGCTTGCTATAGTACCGCGCGTACTTGCTGCCAGAGCTCAAACAAGCAAAACCTAA